CCGAGCCCCACGGTGTCAAGAAATCGAAGGCGGCTGTTGATCTCTTTCAGCACCAGTCCGGCGATCTTTTCCTCGCGCTCGGTCAGTTTTACTTCCGCAAAACGCTGAACCGCCTCGCTGACCGGCAATGCCGTATATTCGCCGATCCCGAGGCCGTTGATGCGAACGGCGAGGCTCTCTGGCTGCAGACGCGCACCTTGGCACGAGGGACACGGCACCGGAGCGACAAGCTCGGTCAGAGCTTCGCGGATCTTTTCCGAGGGCGGATGTTCAAGCCTTTCACGCATCGCCCGCATCGCACCGCGCCAATCGCTCTCATATTTGTAATCGCCCTGCCGAAACGTCAGCCGCCGTTTCGTCCCATGCAGGAATGCGTTCTTTATCTCGTCCGGCAGGTCGCGATACTTCGTGTCGACCAAAGCTTTTTCGGCGTCGCCCTCGTCTTTTAAGCCGGCCTTTTTCCGCTTGGTTTTGCGTGTACGGGTCTTTACACTGGCAACTTTCGGCGGTTCGAGTTTGTCACCGTCGACGAATCGCTCGATGATCGCCATCAGAGCCGATCGCAGGAACGTCGCACCCGAGCGGTCCGCACCGCCTAGGAATTCCATCTCGCGCACGGTCGCCGTTTCGTCGGTGATTATCTTTCCGGCGTCGAGCTCCATCACGGTGCCGATACCCTGACAACGCTTGCACGCACCGTAAGCCGAATTGAACGAGAACGAACGAGGCTCAAGCGTGGCGATATTGATGCCGCAATTTACGCAAGCCATTCGCTCGGAGTAGAGTTTTTCTTCGCCGTCCACGATCGAAACAAGCACGCCGCCGTTCGTCAGCCGCAACGCCGTCCGTACCGATTCGGTCAGGCGTTCGCGGACGCCGTCCTTTATCAGCAGACGATCGACAACGATCTCAATGGTGTGGTTGCGGCGTTTGTCGAGCAGTATCTCTTCGTCCAGAGCACGCATCTCTCCGTCGATGCGGGCACGAATGAATCCGTCCTTTAGAAACTTTTCAAGCTCCTTCTTGAACTCGCCTTTGCGGCCGCGAACGACCGGAGCGAGAATCATTACGCGTTCGCCTTCGGGCAGTTCGAGAATTCCCGTGACGATCTGTTCGACCGATTGCCGCGTAACGGCGGTCCCGCATTGGTGGCAATGCGGCTGGCCGATCGACGAAAAAAGCAGCCGCAGATAATCGTAAATTTCCGTCACGGTACCGACCGTCGAACGCGGGCTTTTCGATACCGTCTTTTGTTCTATTGAGATCGCCGGCGAGAGGCCTTCGATGGAATCGACGTCGGGTTTTTCTAGCTGGTCGAGGAATTGGCGAGCGTATGCCGACAGCGATTCAACGTATCGACGCTGGCCCTCTGCATAGATGGTGTCGAAAGCGAGCGAGGATTTTCCGGAGCCCGACAGTCCCGTGATCACGGTGAATTTATCGCGCGGAATATCGATGTCGATATTCTTCAAATTGTGCTGACGCGCTCCGCGGACGCTGATCTTGTCGATGCTCATTACAGTCGCGATCTTCGTACATCGCCGAAACGAGCATTATATCAGCCGCCGTCATGCAAAGCTAAGCACCGCCCACAGTGAGCCGCCCGCAATGATAACCCAAAGCACCAATCCCAAAACGAAAGGCCGCCAGCCGACGTTGGAGAGCATTTCACGCGTCATTCCGAGGCCGATCAGGAACAGCGTCACAATAAGCCCTGCCTTTGCAAGGTTTACCAGCGCATCAAAAATGCTCGGCAAAACGTGTGACGAACCGTAAGTCCGTGCCGCCACCGCACCGACAAAGAAGAAAATGAACCACGGCAGCGTGATCTTTGCCTTGTCCTCGGGGTCGCGATAGGCGAATGCCAACGCGAGCGCAAGCGGTATGATCCAAAGCGTTCGCGCGAGCTTTACTGTCGTCGCAACGGCCAACGAATCTGTACCGTAGCTGCTCGAAGCACCGACCACCGAACTCGTGTCCTGTATGGCGATCGCCGCCCACAGCCCGAATTGGCTCTGCGACATATCCAGCGAATGCCCGATCAAAGGAAAAAGAAAAAGAGCGATCGCATTGAGTATAAATACCGTGCCAAGCGAGACGGACATTTCGTCGTTCTCAGCCTTTATCGCCGGCCCGACCGCCGCGATGGCACTGCCGCCGCAAATAGCTGTACCGCACGAAATGAGCGTGCGGATCTTTGACGAAACACCGAGCAGCTTTCCTAGCGCAAAACCAAGTATCAACGCACCGAAAACCACCGCCACTATGAATGCGATCCCGCCGCGGCCTGCCTTGACGACCGCCTCCAGATTCATTCCAAAACCCAGCATCACGACCGAGGCCTGGAGCAGATATTTCGCGGGTTTGCCAGTCAGGTCCGGGAAAGGATTCCCGATGGTCAGCGCCATCGCCATTCCAAGAGCCAACGCCATATAAGGCGAGCCCCACGGTGAGAGGAGAAATGCGATCGCTAGAAAAAAGGCGGCCTTTTGCCAGAGCATACGAAGCGAAAAGTATAAGAGCGCTCAAAAGAAAAAGCGAGATGTGAGCCTCGCTTTTCCCTTTTCCTCCCGGTGATATTGTTTACCTAAGTACGCCGAAAACCGTCCTCAGTATTGCGGTCGTTCTGCCTACAGGATCGCGGCGTATGCGTTTTTCCTCGTCGGCGATGAGCAGGAACAGGCCGTCGAGAGCTTTCTGCGTAACGTAGCCGTCGATGTCCGTCGCGTCCTGACCGAGGAACGAACCGAATCGCCCGTAGCGCCCGATCAGCGATTTGTACTGCTGTGTGACGCCAACCTGTTCGGTGAATTCCTCGACGATCGGGCGGAATTTCACACGCAGCCTTTCCTCGCTCGTTCTGCGGAAAAACTGCGTCGCGGCGTCGTCCTGACCGCTGAAGAGGATATTGCGGGCGTCGGTAAACGTCATTTGGCCAAGCGAATCGACGAAGATATCGACAGCCTCGGGCACCGCCTTTTCGGCGGCGTGATTCATAGACGCTATGAACTCGTTGACGCGTTTGCCCTGTCCCAGGAATCGCATCGTTCCCTCGACCTTTTTCAGGCTGTCGGGCAACGGAATTCGGACGCGGTCGTTGCCGAGAAAACCATTCTGACGGCCGAGGTCTTTGATTGCAGCACGGACGCCCTTATCGAGGGCCGCCTTAAGCCCGCGTGAGATGTCCAAGTCGGAAAGCGTCGGCTGGCGGCGCGTCTGTGCAAGCGTAAAGCTTGATAATATTGACGTTATGACGATAGCTGCTGCGAATGTCTTTACGGCTTTCATTTTCGTTCCCTCCAAAAACTTCAAGCATCGGCCCGCACGCCTGTTGCGAACCGATGCTTTGATTTCATTGCATCCCGAAAAGTTTGAATACTATTTCCGACGTTTTCCGACGAAATCGTCGATTCCTATTGTTTCGCTTTTCCCTGATTCGCGACCGCTTCCTGTGCGGCACGGATCGCGTCCTGATCGCCCAAATAGCTGCTCGAAATTGGCCGCATATCGGCATCAAGTTCGTACACCAAAGGCACGCCGGTCGGTATGTTCAGGCTGACGATATCTTCGTCCGCGATGCCGTCGAGATGTTTGACCAATGCACGCAGGCTGTTGCCGTGTGCGGCGATGATCAGGCGTTTGCCTGCACGGATCTTCGGCACTATCTCGCTTTCCCAATACGGCACGACGCGTTCGACAGTATCCTTCAGGCATTCGGTCGCCGGGAAATTCTCAATGCCGGCATAACGCGGATCGTTGCCGAGATAACGCTCGTCGCTCGGGTCCAATTCGGGCGGCGGAATGTCATAACTGCGACGCCAGATCAGCACCTGATCGTCGCCGTACTTCGCCGCTGTCTCAGCTTTGTCGAGTCCCTGCAAATCGCCGTAATGCCGTTCATTTAGCAGCCACGATTTCGTCTGCGGCAGCCACATTGCGTCCATCTCATCGAGAATCAGCCACAGCGTGCGGATCGCACGTTTCAGCACCGAAGTGTATGCCTCGTCAAACACGAAACCTTCGCTTTTCAGCAGTTGCCCGGCGGCTTTTGCCTCGGCAATTCCCTTTTCCGACAGATCGACGTCGTACCAGCCCGTGAACCTGTTTTCCTTGTTCCATTGACTCTCGCCGTGACGTATCAAGACAACTTTGTACATAAGATAAGTTTCGTTCGAAATGCCTAAAGTTTCAACCGTGACGGATGACGAGTGATGATTCTACGAACCTCGCCGACAAGATACAGCGAACCTGCGACAAGAATCACGCCATCTGCGGGCGTGATGCCGCGGGCAACGGCAACCGCGTCCAAAACATTGTCGGTCGTACTGACCGCGTCTTTGTTGATGTTGCCGGGCAATTCGGCAAGTAATTCTTCGGATGACAGCGCACGTGAATTTGAAGGCCGCGTCAGCACCACACGTTTCGCAAGCGGAGCTAAGACCCCCAGCAATTCAGCGACATTCTTTTCCCGCATCGCACCGAAAACAAGTGTGATAGGACGCTTTTCGTTGAATTCGATGAAACTTCGCAACGCCTTCGCTCCGGCGGGATTATGGGCCCCGTCGAGCAGAAAATTACCGATATATTCGAGCCTTCCGGGATGTTTGGCATTCCTGAGGCCGACGAGCACTTCATCGTCGGTGATGGTGAAATGCTGCCGCAGTGCTTCCACCAGAAGAACGGCGGTCTCAGCGTTCTCTATCTGGTGCCTGCCGAGCAATCCCGTTTCCGCCGGCAGTTTTCTGATCGGGTTTCCCAACGAGCTCTCGTCAAAAACAACCGCGCATTCCCTCACACGACTCGGCGGAAACGAAAGTTCACGCAGCCTCTGCCGAAATACTTCCAAAACCGCCGGCCTCTGTCTGCCGATGATGACCGCTCTGGTCTTTTCGTGAATGATAGCTGCCTTTTCCGCGGCGATCTGTTTAATGGTGTCGCCGAGATATTCCTGATGATCGAGGTCGATCCGCGTTATCGCGGCAATTTCGGCGTTTGCGGCGGTCGTTGCATCGAGCCGTCCGCCGAGGCCTGTTTCGAGAATGGCGAGTTCCACGCCCGCATCTGCAAATGCGAGCAACGCCATCGCCGTTATGTGTTCGAAATATGTCGGACGATATTGAAGCGAACTTTCATCGAGAAGCTGCTCGGCAGTTTCGCGGACGATCGAAGCGAACATCGCAAATTCATCTTCGCTGATGTCAACGCCGTCGATGCGGATGCGTTCGGTTATTGAAATGAGATGCGGCGACGTGAACAGCCCAACGGAAATTCCCGCTTCGCGGGCGACCGACTCGAGAAGAGCACAGACAGAGCCTTTGCCGTTCGTCCCCGCGACCTGAACCTTGAGATATTTTCGCTGCGGTTCGCCAAGCCCCGCGAGCAGTGTACGGATATTGTCGAGGCCCAATTTCATCGCCTCGACCTCATTGCCGAGCGAGTAAAGGTAGGCTTCGGATTCTGGGAAATTCAATTTCGGAGTTTATATGACTGCCTGCGGGTTCATCATGAAATCCAAAACACGAATGATGGTATCGCGCATCTCGCGGCGATCGACCACGATATCCACCATACCGTGCTCGAGCAGGAACTCGCTCCGCTGGAAACCTTTCGGAAGCTTTTGGCGGATGGTTTGCTCGATAACGCGCGGCCCTGCAAAGCCGATGAGAGCCTTGGGTTCGGCGATATTCACGTCGCCGAGCATCGCAAAACTGGCCGTAACGCCGCCGGTCGTCGGATCAGTTAGAACGGAAATATACGGCAGATGCATCTCGTGCAGCCGTGCGAGGGCCGCAGATATCTTGCCCATCTGCATCAGCGACAATGTGCCTTCCTGCATTCGGGCACCGCCCGAAGCTGAATAGATAACGACAGCGCCTTTTTCATCCATAGCGGCTTCGATCAGCAGCGTGATCTTTTCGCCGACCGCAGAACCCATCGAGCCGCCGATGAAGGACATATCCATCGCACCGGCGAAAACAAGGTGACCGCCGGCCATGCCTTTGCCACAAACGATAGCTTCGGGCAGGCCCGAAACTTTCTTCGCCTGTTCAATACGATCTTTGTATGGTTTCGAATCGACGAATTCGAGCGGATCGGCTGAGGTTATCTCATCGAAAAGCGTCTCATAGCGGCCGTCGTCGAACAGGTCTTTCAACCTGTTCTCGGCGGTGTAGCGAAAATGATAGCCGCAATGAGTGCAGACCTCCTTCGAATCGCGGAGTTCACGCCGATAAAGTGCCGAATCGCATTCCGGGCATTTGACGAAGATGCCTTCCGTGCGAACAGTACGCTCTTCGTCGTCCGGGCTCTCGATCTTTGGCTTATCTCTGCGAAACCACGACATCGGTAAAAGGATAATTGATTAGACGGCAAGGATAAAGCCGTTCACCGAAGTATCGAGGACATCTCGACATGAATACGGCCGTTCGAGGCAAGTATGGGCGGTTGATAGAGGTCAAATTCAGAACCGTCGTAATTGCTGACGCGGCCGCCGGCCTCTTCGATCAGCAGGATCCCGGCTGCCATATCCCACGGATTCAGCCCCTCTTCCCAAAAGCCGTCAAACCGTCCGCACGCGACATACGCCAGATCGATCGCTGCGGATCCGTCGCGGCGAACTCCGCGACAGCTTAGTAGCATTTGCGTCAAATGACGTGCAAAATCATCGCGCCGTTTTATGTCGTATGGGAAGCCCGTAACGATAAGCGCATCACCGAGCGAATCGGTCGCCGACACGCGCATCGGCTTTCCGTTCAGCGTGGCACCTTGTCCCCGTTCCGCGGCGAAAAGCTCATCACGCGTCGGATCGTATGAAACGCCCAGCACGATCCTGCCTTCGTGTTCCAACGCTATCGTAACGCAGAAACAAGGATAGCCGTGTGCAAAATTCGTCGTCCCGTCCAGCGGATCGATGATCCATTTATGCCCGCCGTCGTCACCGATGATGACGGCGTTGCCTGCTTCCTCGGCAAGAATGGAATGCTTGGGAAAATGCGACTTGATACGCTCGATTATCAATGCCTCAGATGCAAGGTCAGCCTCGGTCACGAGGTTAATGTCACCCTTTTTTGTAACGGCCTCGATGCGGCCGAACTTTTCCATCAACACGCGGCCCGCATCTTTCGCCGTCTCAATGGCAAAATTTAACATGCTTACATTCTACTTTTTTCACCACAGAGCACACAGAGGACACAGAGACAATTGCCGTTCGTGACATACGTCATCGAAACGGTCTTGCACCTTCCCCGTCAGGCCGTTTTTTCTCTGTGCCCTCTGTACGCTTTGTAGTGAGTCCCGACTATTTCAGTATCGGAATGATCTCACGCTGGAACGGTGCGGTGATGACGGCGTCGCGTTCGCTGACGTAAACGTCGATCTCTGACCTGATACCGAAACGCCCTGCAAGGTAAATTCCGGGTTCGATCGAGAATGCCGTTCCCGGTATCAACCGCCGCGAATCGCGCGTTTCCAGGTTATCGATATTCGCTCCGTTACCGTGGCCTTCCTCGCCGATGGAATGGCCGGTGCGATGCAGAAACTCGTCCGCATAACCGGCCTTGCGAATAACGGCACGAGCAACGTCGTCAACCTCGGCTCCCGTTATCGGCTTGCCGGATCGAAACGCATCACGGACGGCATTGAACGCAGTTTGCTGTGCCTCGAAAACGATGTTCCAGATCTTGGTGTATTCCACTGGCACGGTATCGCCGACGTAGCCGACCCACGTCAGGTCAACCGCCGGAGCTTTGGGTTTGGAGAGTTTCGTGACGGAGTCGATCAGCACCAGATCGCCGCGTTTTATTGGCGCATTTCTCTCGCCCCGCGGGAAATAATGCGGAGATGCGGCGTTGGCATTTACGGCGACGATCATCGGCGAAGGGTTCATCCCTTCTTCCGAAAAACGCTTCATCATGAACTGCTGCACGTCTATTTCGGTCGTCGGTATGTCAGCATTGATGCGGCGTTTGATCTCACCGAATGCCTCAATGATGATCCGCTGCAGCTTGCCCGCAGCCTCAATGTGCATCGCAAGCTGTTCGGGCGTCCAAACGGCCTCGAACTTCTGCACGAGGTCGGCGCTCGTTTCGATCATCACGCCCAGTGACCGCACCATTTCGATGGTTCCGGCGTCAACCCGTGAGATGTACGGGATGTCATTGTTCGGCGAATACTGCATCGCAATGCGAAGCGGCGAAGGCTTGCCGCCGCCGAACATCGCACGCCCAACCTGATCTTTCAGCAGCGACCATTCGCGGTAAACGAGCTTAGAGCCCGGCAGAGCGGC
This sequence is a window from Acidobacteriota bacterium. Protein-coding genes within it:
- the uvrA gene encoding excinuclease ABC subunit UvrA, yielding MSIDKISVRGARQHNLKNIDIDIPRDKFTVITGLSGSGKSSLAFDTIYAEGQRRYVESLSAYARQFLDQLEKPDVDSIEGLSPAISIEQKTVSKSPRSTVGTVTEIYDYLRLLFSSIGQPHCHQCGTAVTRQSVEQIVTGILELPEGERVMILAPVVRGRKGEFKKELEKFLKDGFIRARIDGEMRALDEEILLDKRRNHTIEIVVDRLLIKDGVRERLTESVRTALRLTNGGVLVSIVDGEEKLYSERMACVNCGINIATLEPRSFSFNSAYGACKRCQGIGTVMELDAGKIITDETATVREMEFLGGADRSGATFLRSALMAIIERFVDGDKLEPPKVASVKTRTRKTKRKKAGLKDEGDAEKALVDTKYRDLPDEIKNAFLHGTKRRLTFRQGDYKYESDWRGAMRAMRERLEHPPSEKIREALTELVAPVPCPSCQGARLQPESLAVRINGLGIGEYTALPVSEAVQRFAEVKLTEREEKIAGLVLKEINSRLRFLDTVGLGYLTLDRASGSLSGGEGQRIRLATQIGSQLRGVLYVLDEPSIGLHPRDNKRLLDTLHELRDLGNTVLVVEHDEETIEHADYVVDLGPLAGSHGGEVVAAGTPKEIAKSKTSLTGKYLKGDVSIEIPELRRLPNGQRITVRGARGHNLKNIDVEFPLGLLTVVTGVSGSGKSTLVEDILYPALYRHVYGSNIQPLAHDAIEGLDLVDKIIEIDQSPIGRTPRSNPATYTGLFSPIRDLYAMLPESRQRGYKAGRFSFNVKGGRCEACEGGGLKRIEMNFLPDVYVTCDVCRGHRYNRETLAVKFKGLSIADLLDTTIEDALPLLENIPAIASKLQTLLDVGLGYIKVGQSSTTLSGGEAQRIKLAKELSKRATGKTIYILDEPTTGLHFADVHKLLDVLQKLVDTGNTVIVIEHHLDVIKSADHIIDLGPEGGSAGGKIVATGTPEQVAKVKRSFTGQALKSVL
- a CDS encoding putative sulfate exporter family transporter, giving the protein MLWQKAAFFLAIAFLLSPWGSPYMALALGMAMALTIGNPFPDLTGKPAKYLLQASVVMLGFGMNLEAVVKAGRGGIAFIVAVVFGALILGFALGKLLGVSSKIRTLISCGTAICGGSAIAAVGPAIKAENDEMSVSLGTVFILNAIALFLFPLIGHSLDMSQSQFGLWAAIAIQDTSSVVGASSSYGTDSLAVATTVKLARTLWIIPLALALAFAYRDPEDKAKITLPWFIFFFVGAVAARTYGSSHVLPSIFDALVNLAKAGLIVTLFLIGLGMTREMLSNVGWRPFVLGLVLWVIIAGGSLWAVLSFA
- a CDS encoding DUF4197 domain-containing protein, coding for MKAVKTFAAAIVITSILSSFTLAQTRRQPTLSDLDISRGLKAALDKGVRAAIKDLGRQNGFLGNDRVRIPLPDSLKKVEGTMRFLGQGKRVNEFIASMNHAAEKAVPEAVDIFVDSLGQMTFTDARNILFSGQDDAATQFFRRTSEERLRVKFRPIVEEFTEQVGVTQQYKSLIGRYGRFGSFLGQDATDIDGYVTQKALDGLFLLIADEEKRIRRDPVGRTTAILRTVFGVLR
- the gpmA gene encoding 2,3-diphosphoglycerate-dependent phosphoglycerate mutase gives rise to the protein MYKVVLIRHGESQWNKENRFTGWYDVDLSEKGIAEAKAAGQLLKSEGFVFDEAYTSVLKRAIRTLWLILDEMDAMWLPQTKSWLLNERHYGDLQGLDKAETAAKYGDDQVLIWRRSYDIPPPELDPSDERYLGNDPRYAGIENFPATECLKDTVERVVPYWESEIVPKIRAGKRLIIAAHGNSLRALVKHLDGIADEDIVSLNIPTGVPLVYELDADMRPISSSYLGDQDAIRAAQEAVANQGKAKQ
- a CDS encoding bifunctional folylpolyglutamate synthase/dihydrofolate synthase, whose protein sequence is MNFPESEAYLYSLGNEVEAMKLGLDNIRTLLAGLGEPQRKYLKVQVAGTNGKGSVCALLESVAREAGISVGLFTSPHLISITERIRIDGVDISEDEFAMFASIVRETAEQLLDESSLQYRPTYFEHITAMALLAFADAGVELAILETGLGGRLDATTAANAEIAAITRIDLDHQEYLGDTIKQIAAEKAAIIHEKTRAVIIGRQRPAVLEVFRQRLRELSFPPSRVRECAVVFDESSLGNPIRKLPAETGLLGRHQIENAETAVLLVEALRQHFTITDDEVLVGLRNAKHPGRLEYIGNFLLDGAHNPAGAKALRSFIEFNEKRPITLVFGAMREKNVAELLGVLAPLAKRVVLTRPSNSRALSSEELLAELPGNINKDAVSTTDNVLDAVAVARGITPADGVILVAGSLYLVGEVRRIITRHPSRLKL
- a CDS encoding acetyl-CoA carboxylase carboxyltransferase subunit beta, which codes for MSWFRRDKPKIESPDDEERTVRTEGIFVKCPECDSALYRRELRDSKEVCTHCGYHFRYTAENRLKDLFDDGRYETLFDEITSADPLEFVDSKPYKDRIEQAKKVSGLPEAIVCGKGMAGGHLVFAGAMDMSFIGGSMGSAVGEKITLLIEAAMDEKGAVVIYSASGGARMQEGTLSLMQMGKISAALARLHEMHLPYISVLTDPTTGGVTASFAMLGDVNIAEPKALIGFAGPRVIEQTIRQKLPKGFQRSEFLLEHGMVDIVVDRREMRDTIIRVLDFMMNPQAVI
- a CDS encoding inositol monophosphatase, with product MLNFAIETAKDAGRVLMEKFGRIEAVTKKGDINLVTEADLASEALIIERIKSHFPKHSILAEEAGNAVIIGDDGGHKWIIDPLDGTTNFAHGYPCFCVTIALEHEGRIVLGVSYDPTRDELFAAERGQGATLNGKPMRVSATDSLGDALIVTGFPYDIKRRDDFARHLTQMLLSCRGVRRDGSAAIDLAYVACGRFDGFWEEGLNPWDMAAGILLIEEAGGRVSNYDGSEFDLYQPPILASNGRIHVEMSSILR
- a CDS encoding M24 family metallopeptidase, with the protein product MCRTKSFLFAFSAILALSAIAAGQTEQQKRIGEIQAELTKAKLDGWLFYDFRGSDPLAPRILKTERLGGSRRWLYYVPAKGEPVKVVHAIEQEQLAALPGSKLVYREWSLLKDQVGRAMFGGGKPSPLRIAMQYSPNNDIPYISRVDAGTIEMVRSLGVMIETSADLVQKFEAVWTPEQLAMHIEAAGKLQRIIIEAFGEIKRRINADIPTTEIDVQQFMMKRFSEEGMNPSPMIVAVNANAASPHYFPRGERNAPIKRGDLVLIDSVTKLSKPKAPAVDLTWVGYVGDTVPVEYTKIWNIVFEAQQTAFNAVRDAFRSGKPITGAEVDDVARAVIRKAGYADEFLHRTGHSIGEEGHGNGANIDNLETRDSRRLIPGTAFSIEPGIYLAGRFGIRSEIDVYVSERDAVITAPFQREIIPILK